The Papio anubis isolate 15944 chromosome 1, Panubis1.0, whole genome shotgun sequence genome window below encodes:
- the GCSAML gene encoding germinal center-associated signaling and motility-like protein isoform X1: MGNYLLRKLSCLGENQKKPRKGNPDEERKRQEMTTFERKLQDQDKKSKEVSSISNQVCWSLLGVHSRFFLPVYHQWRLQNSKDCCLLLPLEALSQWGTCQMPAGALLYEVPVDPCWEVFPCQEAWGSGTPLRRQSVP, from the exons ATGGGAAATTATCTCCTGCGAAAACTCAG TTGCCTGGGAGAGAATCAAAAGAAGCCCAGGAAAGGAAACCCAGATGAGGAAAGAAAACG GCAGGAAATGACTACATTTGAAAGAAAACTTCAAGATCAAGATAAGAAAA GCAAAGAAGTTTCATCCATTTCTAATCAG gtctgctggagtttgctaggGGTCCACTCCAGATTCTTTTTGCCTGTGTATCACCagtggagactgcagaacagcaaagattgctgcctgctccttcctctggaagctttgtcccagtggggcacctgccagatgccagctggagctctcctgtatgaggtgccTGTCGATCCCTGTTGGGAGGTGTTTCCttgtcaggaggcatgggggtcagggacccccttgaggaggcagtctgtcccttag
- the GCSAML gene encoding germinal center-associated signaling and motility-like protein isoform X2 → MGNYLLRKLSCLGENQKKPRKGNPDEERKRQEMTTFERKLQDQDKKSKEVSSISNQENENGSGSEEVCYTVINHIPHRRSSLSSNDDGYENIDSLTRKVREFRERSETEYALLRTSVSRPYSCTHEHDYEVVLPH, encoded by the exons ATGGGAAATTATCTCCTGCGAAAACTCAG TTGCCTGGGAGAGAATCAAAAGAAGCCCAGGAAAGGAAACCCAGATGAGGAAAGAAAACG GCAGGAAATGACTACATTTGAAAGAAAACTTCAAGATCAAGATAAGAAAA GCAAAGAAGTTTCATCCATTTCTAATCAG GAAAACGAGAATGGCAGTGGTTCTGAAGAAGTGTGCTACACTGTCATTAATCACATCCCCCATCGGAGATCTTCCCTGAGCTCCAATGATGATGGCTATGAGAACATTGACTCCCTCACAAGGAAAGTGAGAGAATTTAGAGAAAGGTCAGAGACAGAATATGCCCTTCTTAGGACTTCTGTTAGTAGGCCTTATTCCTGCACCCATGAGCATGATTACGAAGTTGTGCTTCCACACTAA
- the GCSAML gene encoding germinal center-associated signaling and motility-like protein isoform X3, giving the protein MTTFERKLQDQDKKSKEVSSISNQENENGSGSEEVCYTVINHIPHRRSSLSSNDDGYENIDSLTRKVREFRERSETEYALLRTSVSRPYSCTHEHDYEVVLPH; this is encoded by the exons ATGACTACATTTGAAAGAAAACTTCAAGATCAAGATAAGAAAA GCAAAGAAGTTTCATCCATTTCTAATCAG GAAAACGAGAATGGCAGTGGTTCTGAAGAAGTGTGCTACACTGTCATTAATCACATCCCCCATCGGAGATCTTCCCTGAGCTCCAATGATGATGGCTATGAGAACATTGACTCCCTCACAAGGAAAGTGAGAGAATTTAGAGAAAGGTCAGAGACAGAATATGCCCTTCTTAGGACTTCTGTTAGTAGGCCTTATTCCTGCACCCATGAGCATGATTACGAAGTTGTGCTTCCACACTAA